A single Drosophila miranda strain MSH22 chromosome XR, D.miranda_PacBio2.1, whole genome shotgun sequence DNA region contains:
- the LOC117186323 gene encoding glyceraldehyde-3-phosphate dehydrogenase 2 — MSKIGINGFGRIGRLVLRAAIDKGASVVAVNDPFIDVNYMVYLFKFDSTHGRFKGTVAAEGGFLVVNGQKITVFSERDPANINWASAGAEYVVESTGVFTTIEKASTHLKGGAKKVVISAPSADAPMFVCGVNLDAYKPDMKVVSNASCTTNCLAPLAKVINDNFEIVEGLMTTVHATTATQKTVDGPSGKLWRDGRGAAQNIIPAATGAAKAVGKVIPALNGKLTGMAFRVPTPNVSVVDLTVRLGKGASYDEIKAKVQEAANGPLKGILGYTDEEVVSTDFLSDTHSSVFDAKAGISLNDKFVKLISWYDNEFGYSNRVIDLIKYMQSKD; from the coding sequence ATGTCGAAAATCGGTATTAACGGATTTGGACGCATCGGCCGTCTGGTACTACGCGCCGCTATCGACAAGGGCGCCTCCGTTGTTGCCGTCAATGATCCATTCATCGATGTCAACTATATGGTATATCTCTTCAAGTTTGACTCAACTCATGGTCGTTTCAAGGGTACTGTAGCCGCTGAAGGCGGTTTTCTGGTTGTGAACGGCCAGAAAATTACTGTTTTTAGCGAACGCGATCCAGCTAACATCAACTGGGCCAGCGCTGGCGCGGAATACGTAGTAGAATCCACTGGTGTATTCACTACAATTGAAAAAGCATCGACTCATTTAAAGGGCGGTGCCAAGAAGGTGGTAATTTCGGCGCCATCCGCAGATGCACCTATGTTTGTGTGCGGCGTCAATTTAGATGCCTATAAGCCCGACATGAAGGTTGTGTCGAATGCTTCCTGTACTACTAATTGCTTGGCTCCCTTAGCTAAGGTTATTAACGACAATTTTGAGATTGTTGAGGGTCTGATGACCACTGTACACGCCACTACAGCTACTCAGAAGACTGTCGATGGTCCATCCGGCAAATTGTGGCGTGATGGTCGTGGCGCTGCCCAAAATATTATACCTGCTGCCACTGGAGCTGCAAAAGCTGTTGGAAAAGTCATCCCTGCTCTGAATGGCAAATTGACTGGTATGGCTTTCCGGGTTCCCACACCTAATGTTTCTGTTGTCGATTTAACTGTGCGCTTGGGCAAGGGCGCTAGCTATGACGAAATCAAAGCCAAGGTACAGGAGGCTGCCAATGGTCCTCTAAAAGGAATTCTTGGCTATACTGACGAGGAAGTTGTCTCGACTGATTTCCTTAGCGATACTCACTCTTCAGTCTTTGACGCTAAAGCTGGCATATCACTTAACGACAAGTTCGTCAAATTAATTTCTTGGTACGACAATGAGTTCGGCTACTCTAACCGCGTCATTGATTTGATCAAGTATATGCAAAGCAAAGATTAA